ACTAAAGTATTCCGGATTTCTGTACTCATAAGATAGTAAATTAATTTTGTATATTCCATCGCTCCATTGGGTAACTAAGTCCACAATTTCATATTTCTTATTTCCATCAATATCAGTGATACAGGCATTTTGTAAATCACCCTTTACATAGGAAGCAACACCCTTCCGAACAAGAAAGCATCCGGCAAAGCCATTCTCACCAGTGGCAGCAAATGCCTGAACCTGTAACTTTTCGTATGCGTCCTCAATGAACAGTTCAAATAATCCACTGATATTTCCCCTGCTTGTTGGAATCTCCCCCTGTTCAACCACATTCTCAAGCTCCGTTTTTATGATGTCAAAGGCTTCCTCCTTTGTTAATGCATCCTTTCGCTGCAGGATATCATTTTTTGATATATTCTCGTCCAGCTTTACCAAGATACTATTACTAATGGAAGCAGACGGATTATGAAAGAATATCATGATTTGCAGTAGCTGTTCTCCACGAATAAGAGCATACTCTGTGGTGCCTTCCTTTACCTCGGTATCGAATTCATTATCATATACCTCCGTCCATCCACCCTCCTTCAGCTTTTCCAGATAGCTATGTAGCTGTTCTTTAGATATATCACTGTAATAGGTTCCGCACTCCCATTCCACACTATTATTGGATTCCGGAATCGGGATGGCTTCCGTAGAGGAACGATCTGCGTTCGTTCCATTCACCCTTATATTACAGCCTAAGAATAGGATAGTGGTAACGGAAATAAGGAAATACAACAGGGCTTTCTTCAAATAACTCACCTCCACTATTTCTTATAGGTAACTGCTTTATTCTTAAAAGCAGAGATTGCAATCTGATACATTAGCTTGCCGAATAATTTCTTATAAAATGGGAGAGGTATCCCCGGAGCATAGACCTGATCCACATAGCCCTCCTGCTGCCAAAAGGTTCCATCTGCCGCTTCATACTCACTGCCAGGTCTACAGGTAATACTCATCCCTCTAATTAAATTAAAGGGGATAAGCACTCCAAAAGAAGGTGCATGTAATTTCTTAAATGCTAAATCCAGATAGAATTTTTTCGAAATCCTTTCTATCTTCTGCTTCACCTTTGGACTGATCTGATATGCATTCCAGCTGCTTGTACTAACCGGGAGCTGAAAACAATGATTAAACCCAATGCCTGCTAATGTCCCTGCCAGATATTTCGTCGTTTTACTTGCTCCCACACCTCCTGTACTGGATATCACAAGAGCTTTCTTGGTAAAATATCTTGGTCTGTGTAGCGCATAACATATATGATCAATCAGGTTCTTTGAGATTGCCGGTACACTTAAATTATAAGTAGGAGCCGCATAAATAATGCCATCACTTTCATCGATTGAATTCAGGATCTCCTGAACCATTTCATTATGGGGGCAATAACTGTGCCCCTTACGAAAACACATACTACAACCTATACATAGTGGTAAATTAATATCCGACAGATGTAATTCCTTCCATTCAATATCGGGTGACAGCTTATTTAATTCATCCCTGACCTTCATTGCGATATTCCAGGTATTACCCTTTCTTGGTCCACCATCAACTAATAATATCTTCATATATTCCTTTCCCCCACTTTTACTGCTTAAGAGTCCTCCAGTAAACGTTCAATCATATCATCAATAAAGAAATCTCTTTCCGTTTTATCATAGAAATTGACTCCAAAGCATTCTTTGCTGATTTCCTTTCGTAGAAAGGCAGCCTGCAGAATTGATGTCATGGTAAATAAAAGCATTTTTTGCTTTGACTCTGCTATGTCAGAGCCTGTAAGCACATGAAGAAATCCACTTACTGTCTTCATTGTATTGTCCTCAATACCTGGATTAGCATGATCTCCTAATATGGATATCCGGGACACCTCAGGATTATCCATCAGGAAATCTGCTACTAGCTTGCTAACTGTCTTAAGCCTATCGATGGGCTGCAAATCCTTTAGCAGTTCTGGGCGAAAGGTATGTATCACACTACTGATAATTCTTTGTACACAGAGTTCCACCAACTGCTCCTTCGATTGAAAATGATAGTTGATCAGTCCAATCCCTACTCCCGCTTCCTGGGCTATTTTTCGTATTGTTATTTCATCCAGGTTGCCATTGCTTTCCTGTATCAGGCTGGTCGTTACAGATATTATGTTTTCCTTCGCTTGCTCTGATTTTTTCATCATTTCCTCTTTTCTGAACATTGTTCAGTTTTATTATAGTCTTTTCAAGTCATGAAGTCAATTATTATCTGTCACAAACATAAAACTGCACCAAAAAATACTGTTATCTACTAAATACAAAAGTCACGTTTCATTGGATCAATACCTGATAACCGTTATTACAGCAAAAAGCTGGCAGGTCAAAATAAAATACCGGAAGGAAATGCTTTCGCTAACTCAATACTGTTGCGAACAGCAAATATTCCTTCCGGTATCCCTTTATCCTATCTGTCAGCTAAATTAACTGTCATAATCCGACTATGGCTTTATTTTACGATATCAACTTGATATCCTTTCTTCTCTAAGCGTTTTAATACGCTATTTTCACTAAGATAATGTGCAGAGCCAACAATTACAAAATAGGTATTACTTCCCTCTGTCTTTAGCAATTTGTCAATATAATCCGCCATATTCTGGTCTCTGTCATCATAGAATTTCTTCTGAAACTCGTTCATATAAGCCTGTACTTCAGGACTTAATGCTTCCTCCGAGGTGCTATCTCCATAATATAGAGCTAAGAAGCTGTCCATGTCTCCTTCCTCCCAGTAATCAAGCATTAAGTTAACCACATCATTGGTATCCACTGTACTCTGATCAGCAGTACCATTTATCATCGCTTTCAAAATCTCAGCTCTCGCCACCATGAGATGCTCTGCCAGCTCATCAGAAAAGCTGTTTAAAATTTGACACTGTTTTTCCAATCCTTCTATTGCATAGATTGGTTTCTGATCTAGTGAGGCCTGCTTTATAAAGGTCATATCTATACCAACGTCAGCGCTTAATTGATTGTCCTGGCTGGTTCCGACAGTAGCTAAACTCTCAAAGAGAAGAAATAGGTACCATGGCTTCGCAATTGAAATAAAGCTCTCCGGAAGTCCGGCCAATTTTGCTGTCTCAATAATTAATTGATAAGTCTCTGCAGATACATGGTCCTTCAATGTTGTACCATCGGTGTAAAAGCTATATTTCTCCATCGATGCAATATCCTGTTGATCCAATACATTCGCTTCAACCACTAATGCATCTGATTCTGCATATACCTGTTTTATTTTATTACTGAAGGGATAAATGGATGTATCAGCCAAATGGATGGAGCCAAGCATATATACTGTATTTTCACCTGATTTCACTTCCCATAAAAATCCCTTACTACCACAATCGAGTTCACTATACACATAAGAAATGAGTCGGGATGCAATAACAACTGCCTGTTCCATGGAGCATTTGCTGGTGAGCTTTTGCTCCCCATTCTTACCAGTATAAATGCCATGCTTCTTCATAAAATCTACCGGTTTTCCCTTGCTGTTAAATCCAATCTCTTTGGAATACTCATAATTCGACAACACCAGATAAAAGGCATTCAATGCTTCTTCTACTGTAATTGATTTCTTAATTGTCGGTCTTTCTTCTCTAACCTCTTTCGCGCATTCCGATTCCAATATTTTCGCCTTAACCCCATTTAGTAAAGTTTTGAATTGTGACTTTGTAATAGCTTTCGTCATATTCATTGACGACCAGGTACTAGGGAATATTCCATAGCATTCACCAGCCATGATATCGGAATATGCCC
The nucleotide sequence above comes from Variimorphobacter saccharofermentans. Encoded proteins:
- a CDS encoding TraB/GumN family protein is translated as MKKKLIALLLLIAVCFTVIPTNSLVAQAAGTETVTVNQWAYSDIMAGECYGIFPSTWSSMNMTKAITKSQFKTLLNGVKAKILESECAKEVREERPTIKKSITVEEALNAFYLVLSNYEYSKEIGFNSKGKPVDFMKKHGIYTGKNGEQKLTSKCSMEQAVVIASRLISYVYSELDCGSKGFLWEVKSGENTVYMLGSIHLADTSIYPFSNKIKQVYAESDALVVEANVLDQQDIASMEKYSFYTDGTTLKDHVSAETYQLIIETAKLAGLPESFISIAKPWYLFLLFESLATVGTSQDNQLSADVGIDMTFIKQASLDQKPIYAIEGLEKQCQILNSFSDELAEHLMVARAEILKAMINGTADQSTVDTNDVVNLMLDYWEEGDMDSFLALYYGDSTSEEALSPEVQAYMNEFQKKFYDDRDQNMADYIDKLLKTEGSNTYFVIVGSAHYLSENSVLKRLEKKGYQVDIVK
- a CDS encoding TetR/AcrR family transcriptional regulator produces the protein MKKSEQAKENIISVTTSLIQESNGNLDEITIRKIAQEAGVGIGLINYHFQSKEQLVELCVQRIISSVIHTFRPELLKDLQPIDRLKTVSKLVADFLMDNPEVSRISILGDHANPGIEDNTMKTVSGFLHVLTGSDIAESKQKMLLFTMTSILQAAFLRKEISKECFGVNFYDKTERDFFIDDMIERLLEDS
- a CDS encoding flavodoxin family protein; amino-acid sequence: MKILLVDGGPRKGNTWNIAMKVRDELNKLSPDIEWKELHLSDINLPLCIGCSMCFRKGHSYCPHNEMVQEILNSIDESDGIIYAAPTYNLSVPAISKNLIDHICYALHRPRYFTKKALVISSTGGVGASKTTKYLAGTLAGIGFNHCFQLPVSTSSWNAYQISPKVKQKIERISKKFYLDLAFKKLHAPSFGVLIPFNLIRGMSITCRPGSEYEAADGTFWQQEGYVDQVYAPGIPLPFYKKLFGKLMYQIAISAFKNKAVTYKK